GCCGCCATAAACAGACaaacaccagctacaccacccaaATTACCCGCGCAAAAACTGTTTCATCCGGCGGCCAATTAATATGTTGACATCATTATCACTGCTCGGAAGCTCGCTTCCCGGCCAAGATTTATATAAACAGTCACTGTGAACATGCCTCATGCGGGAGCCACTCAACACCTGACAACCACAGCGCGACATACAGTATACAGATAGtaaactatctctctctctctctctctctctctctctctctctctctctctctctctctctctctctctctctctctctctctctctctctctctctctctctctctctctctctctatatatatatatatatatgtatatatatatatatatatatatatatatatatatatatatatatatatatatatatatttatatatatatatatatatatatatatatatatatatatatatatatatatatatatatatatatatatatatattggttaggttaggtgtttaggttctgttggcgattatttgaatgtgtagtacgtgggtgaagcatttatagcgttgtgattcgaacaaaattcgtcagtgaagcacttgttccggatatgttcgaacgtcagcagttgtgagtcgtgtgtaaaccgcttttcattcataaacagcgggtttggcgggtgcatggaatcacttttggatctttgtttggaggacgggctgttgtatttgtagtacgtgggtgaagcatttacagcgttgtggttcgaacaaaagtcgtcagtgaagcacttgttccggaagtgttcggatgtcatcagttgtgagtcgtgtgtaaactgtttttcattcataaacagctggggggtttggcggctggattatctAGCATATGGCCTTTGTTGATGCAGCCCGTCCTTATGAAcagaggccaaagtccattccatgcacccgccaaactcgctgtttatgaatgaaaaacagtttacacacgactcacaactgatgacgttcgaacacttccggaacaagtgcttcattgacgaattttgttcgaaccacaacgctgtaaatgcttcacccacgtactacaaatacaaataatcgccaacagaacctaaacacctaacctaacctaacctaacctaacctatgcctatttatacacaatatgctattataatattaatttatacttgagaaaattcccgttttgaatgaacagcatgttaaaatatatgaatgcgtctgtggggttgaccgctgaatgtaatggacttgagtcgaggacgggttgaatacaaataatcgccaacagaacctaaacacctaacctaacctacgcctaactattcaTAGAATTttgatgtataataatattattatataaaggagaacaaacctatttttaaTACATAATATACTAAAAATTGACAAATGCGTCGTCGggcgacggccgctgctttaacaagCTTGACCTGTGGATGGGTTGGGCAGGAAGTACATACTTAAGCTCATCATTGGAGTGTTTTGTGTTCGGATTTGGAGTAATATCTTTGAAGTTCTTTAAAGTAGTTTGAGGACAGGTAGTAAATTGACGCTACTTTACGCTCTCAACCAATGACAAGCATTACCTTGGCTTTCAGCTACCTTGGCTGGCTGAGAAGGTTAGGTTTATATTCTCGGCTTCTCATTGGTTGGGCTATTGCGGTTCTCTCTGATTGGTTAAATAGGGTACGCTTTATGTCTATTGCAGTCTTAGTTTTCTGATAAGTTGTTTATGTAGGAGAGAAGACGGCGTTCTTACCGCAGTGGCTAGGTGGGCTTGTGATTGGTCGAGACGTGCCCTCATCTAGTTACTTTCATTGGGTCCAGCTGTCCAAGTACGACATCTTCCCTGCACCAACTCGCTTCACCAACTTACATCACGATGAAAGGAAACATTAAATAAAACATAGAAACTAAGGTATGtaaacagagggagagagagtataTAAGAATAAatgcgagagagtgagagagaggtagtgagagagccagggagagccagggagCAGGTGTGAGAGTTGGCAGTAGTGTCACGCGCGGTTAAACAGTTTGTAGTGCGGGTAATTGGTCCTCGCCCATTATCTAGTGTAATGTTTGGCGCTATTTGCGTGTTTGGCCGGAGCGGCGGGGCGcggggtgggggaggtgcaggtgggggtggtgcaggCGAGGGAGGGGTGTAAAGGCCTCGCTGAAGGGGTGTTGTGTGCCTTTGTCGTTGTCTGTCTGTATATAACGTGcctctgtgtacacacacacacacacgttttagTTCATATTAGTGAGAATGTACACTATTCGCACTAATATGAACTTGCGGAATCGAGCCACAGATACTGGTCCCCGCCTTGCCAGCTGTTGTGGGGACTGGCAGCCCTCATATGAAGTTTGGCAGTACTATCTGACCTCTCTAGTTTGGGTCCGTGTATTCATTACACTCACATTGTATTCACTACACTCACATTGTATTAATGTTATCTTCAACCTTTATGGCATAGTTGGGTCTGTATCTTTCATCCCTTATCACCTTGTTCTGGTACCCCACATTCTAAACATTTCTTGCCCATTTAATGTGCCACATCcccagagaattttgtatgtcTCGATCATAGCACTACTCTTCCTTACACGTATTTTTTCGGCGTTCAGAAATCCAGTTTTCTCCTCCTTTCCTCAATTCTTTACCCATAGTTTGTGGACCAGACTTGTTGCCAACTCAGGATCATCACCAGCTACGGTTCGGGCGATAACAGGGAGGTACTcgacgctggagctgcatacacTCTGgcaggtctcacgtaggtggcGTACAGGGTCATGATGACTCCGCGTTCCCTGTACTTGTGTAGGTGTGTCGTGTTCTCGGATATTTGTGCTAGCATTTCAAAGCTTCAGCGCTTGGTCTCCACCTTTCCAGCTGTCTATCGTGTTCGCCTTACATGTTGAATACGTTATCAATAACTGAAATTGGGGGAAGaaaattgtctctctctctttctcctcattaCGTACACTTGAGATGGTTCCGGGGATCATTGTTTCTCAAGGCCGGTCTCTGTCAGATCTCCTCCTGGTTAACAGCCAGGTCGACCAATAAGCACTGCGTGTTGTCCGACGGAGCAACCACAGTTTAACTGATCAGATAGTCTTTACCAGAGGTCAGTTCCACTTTTCAACTTTCTGTTGCATTTTAACTTAGATTAAAACAACTTCGAAATGTTGTTGTCGTAAAAATTTGAATATTTATTTCGTTTTAAGAATCAAAATTACATAATTTTTTTTGTTGAAAACGTTTCGTTTTTTGAAGTATATTTTTTGAGACCTTAATATTAATTAATCATATTTAGAATTAAATACATTAGATATTTTTTAGtactaatatatttaattacaagTATTACGGCTGATATTTCATTGTTAATCAATAAGTTATTATTTTACCAGATTTTTTCGAATTACAacaaaataatatttttatttaacTGTAAATTCAAATTTATTttcgattttttttataaatatttttataatatCAGAAAGTTAAGTGTTCATTCATTACAAATATTCGCTAGGCTGGAATATTCGCTACAAAACGGGAGACAAATCATGATTTATCTCAATATTAGAAGGCTTAggattaaatatatatttattaaagtaATAGAATGTAgtttcgacacacacacacacacaggcagtgatgtggtggaggctgactccaaacacagttttaaatgtagatatgacagagcccagtaggctcaggaatctgtacaccagttgattgacagttgagaggcgggaccaaagagccagagctcaacccctgcaagcgcaattaggtgagtacacacacacatacacacacacacacacacacacacacacacacacacacacacacacacacacacacacacatgtatgaatAAACGGTCCATTATCTGAGGACTTTGTTTATGTCAAGAACTTAGAATAATTCCCGAGAATTTAATACATATATTCATCCATCGCCAATATTGGTTAAGttatataaattgtcatccacacttctgtGGACATAAACATTCCAATCACCTTAGTCAAGTTACCTCTATGTGCTTCCATTTGTAGGTAATATTTTGTACAATTAACGTTAATCAATAATTATAGCGATTTTCAGACGTTTATTTTTATTGCTTTCTGGTAAAGCTAAAAATATTTTCGGATAAGTTAGTAGGCTTAGGAAAATTTATAGATAATTTTTGCAATACAAAATAACTAATTTAGTGTAGGATTTTCTGAAATGCTTTACCGATTTTCATGTAATCTCGTTTCATGTAATTTCACTCAGTTGGATTATTGTGAGCATTTTGAGCAAGATTTGAGTTATATGCATTACTTATACCTGTGTTCGCTTGCTTTGACAATAgttagggggtagaaatagcctaagctactctatccctttgaaatgtattttttccttgtctcaataaacttacttgaacttgaacttgacaagAGTCTGTGTTGTTGTAGTTAATTTATCTAAaggttattaataaaatatttcaaATATATAGTAATGTATGTTTTCTCTATCTGATGACATTGACGAAGAAAGTTATATAATAGACACCTGACATATTTGACCAGCGTGAAGTGGGTGTTCGCGTCTTCACGGAAAACTGTCTAATATATTTTTGTTGAAACCAAAATGTGCCATTTTGATTCCGCCAAAACAAAACGTAAATGATAGAAAATCGAAAAAGAATTTTAGGCCAAAAAATAATTCGAAATTGCAATTTTCAATTTTAGTTTGTGTTATATAAGTTGGAAACTCAGTgccggagctgcatacttcagggttGATCTTGTGTATGTTTTTATACAGTGCCATGAAGACGTCCTTGTCTCAGTTCCTAAAGGATTCTCGGTAATTTTCCAGTTTCCGAATATTTCAAACGATATTTTGTTAATGTaaaatgttatgttatgttatatatatactcCCGGAACTTTCTCTTTGTCTGATTCCCGAACTTATCAGCCATTAAGAATGTAGTGTGCCTGGGGACTTCTTATCTTCATTTGATCTTAATTTCGttgcatttgtcagggttaaGGTCTAGCAGCCACCGTTCTGTAGTGCGTCTAGGTCTCTTCCGTTCCTACTGCTGTAGCCTGTCACGGCTGTATCCAGTCATTGTACTAACCTGCCGCTGCTGTAGCCTTACATTTCTGTAACCTGCAGCTGCTGTAACCTACTACTGCTGTAACCTACTACTGCTGTAGCCTGCCACGGCTGTAGCCTACCTGTGCTGTACCCTTACTGGTTGTAGTACATTATTCAGGACAACAAAGAACGGAGCTGGGGAGAAAAAAATCACTTTGGATAAACCAACACAGTGCAGTGCTTTTCTAACATCGGGTTTCACCTCCGCATCTCTCGAgacgaaaaaaaagaaaaaaacatcCTCCATCCACCGGGCCCTGAGCGCTGTCCTAAACCTCTTCTGCCAGACAACACCTCATCATGTCAAGCGGGCGTGTGGGCGTGCGTGTAGAcagggggaggaaggggtggaTTGGGCGTGTGAGACGGGCGCGCGCGGTTTAGACGGGAAgacccgtcaccacccaccaacctCTTGTCTCCCAACATGGCGGTCTGGGTGGAATAACCCAGGTAATGCCTGGTAGAGGCATTGTAGCATCGTGTAAATATGCCCTTTGTGGAGAGAAgagagtgggagagtgagagtgttggCGTGTGAGTGTGCGTGATCTCTGGAGAATATGACAAGGGGGAGGGCGCTGTAGAGGCGGCCGGACCAACAATAACACACACCGCACCGCCTCAGAGACCGCCGCTCCTCCACTATTATGTCCGGAGAGGCTTGGGTCACCCCCTTTTGTTAGGCGACCCGGCCTGATGGCGGGTAATTGAAACGTCCAGATATCCTCGGCGAATCTTCAGCCCATTCAGCTTTTAAACATTTTATATCATTGTGTGGCACTAGAACAATTTTAAATACAGAAATCAAGGGCGTATTAAATATAATATGCCGTGGGAGTGGCGCTAGAGGTGTCCTATAGTAATGTTTGCCTTAAAAAAGTGTGAACACGGATCCAGTGACGACCAATTAGGACAGCAATTTAGTGTAAACATAATTCAGTTGGAGGTCATTTCTGTTCCATTATGTAGAAACAACGCTCACAATGCAATTTGTGCCGCAATTAGGAATTACGTGTTAatacaatagagagagagagagagagagtgtgtgtgtatgtgtgtgtgtaagagagacgCCTATCTACCCTTTCATCTAGCCATTTACATAATTATCTTCCCATCTACCAATTTACCCATCCCCTCCTTCATCAGTAAGACATAAGGAGCGGTGCAGTAGGTGTAGCTAATCATCAAGCAAACCAAGCTATGTATCAATAGCAACTAGCACCAAATTACACCTATTCCAACTTCCAGAACACGAGGAAACATACGACATACTGCCTCCACCCATTATCAAACGGGAGAGTGACAAGGTACAATggacctgtaagtgaggtgcttcacCTTCACATCATCCTCGGGTGCGTACTATGCAGCAAGAAACTTGTCATTATTTCAACTCTGCCGTTGACAATGTTAACAAGAGTTAACGAAACGCATCTCTTAGCGTCAGGTCAAATAAAgctgtaaaaatgaactttggagagttaatttttcaacttccttctcgaGTGAAGACAAAATGTAACAAAAACAGAGAAGATTTGTGCTAGAATCATTGttctcacaatatatatatatatatatatatatatatatatatatatatatatatattatatatatatatatatatatatatatatatatatatatatatataatattatatttatatacagaAATCTAAAACTTATAATATAAAAGTTTTTAGTTTGGCACCCATTCGGTTACTAGCCAGACCCGAGGGTGCTTAACCAGACTGAGTGAGTGAGGTGGGTGTGACTCATATTCCAGAGCTGTTTGTCTCTTTGGTTAGTTACGAGCTAACCATCAGGGCCAGCTGGTGACTGCTCTGGTTGTGGGCTTCGTATTCCACCCGTTCACTCGTCAATCCACGAGTCCATCAATCAGCCCAGGTGTCCAACCCTCCACTTGTCAATCCACCCAGTCATGAGTTTCGTGTTCATTCACACTCTATCCACTTATCCACAAAtctgcaccaaccccccccccattcatttACATGTATTTATACATCCACATCGTCCTGTACTCATTCATCAAAGTACTTATCAATCTGCCCATCACGGTAACGGGCTACCCACCCATTCATTCACTTATCCATCTACCCATCAACTCGGGTTCAAGGGCCTCATGTATTCACCGCAGAATTGATCTCATGAGTCTTAAGCCTAAAGGCATGTGAGTGTGGGTGGAGAGGATGTGGgtaggtgggggtgaggggagggggaggggggaggtgtgtgattgtgaggggggggggcagatcctGCCGCCACCATGATGGTGATGGATGATGACGGGTATAGACGAGCTGGCGCCCCTCACACTCTGGACCACACTCATTAATCATACTCCACTCAcctgtcctcctcctcccccctccacctgccacactcacatTGTCATCAACACTGTACTCACAATAACACTGTACTCACAATAACACTGtactcacaacaacactgtactcacaacaacactgtactcacaacaacactgtactcaCAATAACACTGtactcacaacaacactgtactcaCAACACTGTACTCACAATAACACTGTACTCACAACACTACTCACAATAACACTGTACTCACTACACTGTACTCACAACACTGTACTCACAATAACACTGTACTCACAACACTGTACTCACAATAACACTGTACTCACAACACTGTACTCACAACACTACTCACAATAACACTGTACTCACAACCTCGCTGTACGCTCATTATGCTCAATATAACAACACTGAACACAACACTATTCATAACAATATTGTACTCATGctctctacccccctccccctcattaTAATGTATCCCTTCATCATGCTCATCATCCCTTCTGCTCATTATACACCGCCTCATGCTCCATCCCCCTTCATCATGATATACACTCTCCTAATGCTTCTTTCCTCCAATGGCTTCACTTCTTCTAATGCTCTTCACGCTCCTCTTTTTCCTCAATCTCTACCACTCTACGTATGCTCCACTTTCTCACCATGCTCCACCTAATCCTTATTcccctcctcatgctccagcctcATGTTCCAGCCCCTGCACATGCTCCCCTCCATCTACCGTATGCTCCAGCCCCCTACACCCTCATGGTGTAGCAGCGGCTTGTGTGTGGATCAGTTTTTCCACCCACAAATCCCCCCAAAGTTTTGATTAATTCTCGGTGTGTGAGAGTTAGgccgcgtccccccccccccagaagtaGGGGGGGAGACCGGGGTCCCTCAGCAGAGTCACGGGGGTCCTCAGTAGCGTCACGGGTCCCCAGCAGCGTCACGGGTCACCAGCAGCGTCACGGGTCCCCAGCAGCGTCACGGGTCCCCCAGCAGCGTCacgggtatggggagggggggtggaagggGCCCTCACTTGTGTCCCCCCGGGCCCATGTTTACGAGGCCCACGGAGAGGATGATGAATGATGAGGCTTGTATTGTGTTGGACGATCTGTCACCTCTTGAGGTGAGACAAGAGACGGTGGCTGGCTTGGCTGGGAGAGTCACGTGATCACTGgggtgctctcccccccccccttcccccccaggcacaccctccccctcccccttaatCCTCTCCCTTTCATTGATTTGATAACTACGAATGATTGGCGAGGATGATACAAACTTGTTGAATGGTGCGTGGTAATACGAGAGGTCTGTgaggagagtgaggggagggtgaggggtgggtGAGAGGAGGGTGAGGGGTGGGTGAGAGGAGGGTGAGGGGTGGGTGAGGGGAGTGTAAGGGGTTGGTGAGGGGTGCAGCGTGTGTAGCTACGGCTCTACGAGAGGTCTGTGTGGCGGTGTAGCCAGGCTGACTATGGCTCCATCTACAGTTGTTGTCATATAAATGTCCGCAAACTGTGTCGGATCTGGTAAATATAACGAGGTGGATGGATATTTGCCAGGCGCACAGTTTATGAGTCTCGTTCAGGGAGGTGGGCACAAGGGGGAAGCGTGGGCACAAGGGGGAAGCGTGGGCACAAGGGGGGATGCATGGGCACAAAGGGGGATGCATGGGCACAAGGGGAGGAGTGGGCTCAAGGGGGAGCATGAGCACAAGGGGAGCGTGGTGGGAGGTGGCGGTTACTCCTCCCTTTGATACAAATTACTAAGGATTATAAGTTGCCCGGGGAGACTGATTACCTCAGACTCATGGGAatggtaggagagagagagagagagagagagagagagagagagagagtaacttACCGTCATCAGTCCCCAAAAAACGATGATGGAGGCGTCCTCACAAGAGGTGCCTCAGATACAAACTTGTCTAGGCGTCTGTACTTGAAATAAGACTTCCATCAGTCTTTGTTGCTAGTATTTCTTTCTTTGTTAACAGTTTAATATTTGTGTTGATGTTCACTCCTTATAAAGGAACTAAGTGACAACAGACAACAGGTTATTAGTATAATCTcaaactattatatatatatatatatatgtatatattttatatatatatatatatatatatatatatatatatatatatatatatatataaaataataagacatcaagccattcaggcttgttcgcatatatatatatatatatatatatatatatatataaaataataagacatcaagccattcaggcttgttcgcatatatatatatatatatatatatatatatatatatatatatatatatatatatatatatatatatatatatatatatataaataatatgtacacacacgtgtgtacatcacgaagaaattaacaagTGATGAATAATGTGATATATTTACATAGGCTTTAGCTATAACTAtttaaataatactaataatagttTTATAATGGTTTTTAACATCAGTAAAACCTAATAACAGTAATAAACAAAACATAATTGCTCTTATTATTGTTATGCCCGAGGGCACAGCCTCGTGCCACACTTTGACGGTCATAATTACAGGAGCAGAGTGTCGTATGGCGGGACGCGGGCCGCAGGCGGAGGATTAGCGCGGGAGCATCAGTCCAACCATGCTGGCCTTGTGTGTCTGCCTCAAAGTCCAACCATGCTGGCCTTGTGTCCCTGCCTGCCTTACAGTCCAACCATCGTGATGTCCACATGATATCTGGAAGTTCTCATTGGTTATAGAGAACGGCGCGGGGTTGTGGTTATGATGATTGGTTATAATATGACATAAACACTGAAGTTCAGCCTTTGCTTACAGAGGCGGATTGAGGGTTGGAGAGTGTGTCggcgagggtggtgatggaggaggggagTGTAGTATGGACTATAGAGGGAGAGGAggcggtgttggtgttggggagagagagagggaagcgaGAGGGCTATTAGGAGGGGACTCGAAGAGGAGAAGAGACATTTGgcaggaggagagagggggagggggcgggTTGAGGACATCCCAAGAAAATAAACTTTTTGCCGGTGAAGTGTTTACGTCCGTTGCGCGCCATAATGCATCTGTTTCCCGCGCTATTTACTCGAATAACGCGGGAAACACCGGCCCTTCCCGGCTGAAAGATTTAACCGCGGGCGATTTTCATCTGGGCTCTGATGAATGTGATGAATAACCGTGGGACCAGCGGCTGCCGCGCTGAAAGAACCCCCCAATGATCATTTTGCTGCCAATTTGTAAAATCTTTTATAGCATTTGTGATATTTTTTTATGAGCGCTCGGCCGGATTGAATTGATTTAATTTAAAACATATTGGAACACTGGATATGTATatttatttttgatagatttttaGCAACATTGCAGAGTAGCACGGGATGTTACATACATTGGTACGTCTGATGCTAAAGGACGCTAATGAATAAtcttaattatatatttatttaaatagttAAACATTAACATGTTTatcttagtaatatatatatatatatatatatatatatatatatatatatatatatatatatatatatatatatatatatatgtgtgtgtgtgtgtttgtgatgtTAATGTTAATTGTTATTGTGTTGCCGGTCACAACAATAGTCGTTATCTTGCTGTTTGTTAGAGATAGTAATGATCATTACCTTGTTATTGCACACAGTAATGGTTGTTACCTTGTTGTTGCACACAGTAATGGTTGTTACCTTGTTGTTGCACACAGTAATGGTTGTTACCTTGTTGTTGCACACAGTAATGGTTGTTACCTTGTTGTTGCACACAGTAATGGTTGTTACCTTGTTGTTGCACACAGTAATGGTTGTTAGCTTGTTGTTGCACACAGTAATGGTTGTTAGCTTGTTGTTGCACACAGTAATGGTTGTTAGCTTGTTGTTGCACACAGTAATGGTTGTTAGCTTGTTGTTGCACACAGTAATGGTTGTTAGCTTGTTGTTGCACACAGTAATGGTTGTTAGCTTGTTGTTGCACACAGTAATGGTTGTTAGCTTGTTGTTGCACACAGTAATGGTTGTTAGCTTGTTGTTGCACACAGTAATGGTTGTTAGCTTGTTGTTGCACACAGTAATGGTTGTTAGCTTGTTGTTGCACACAGTAATGGTTGTTAGCTTGTTGTTGCACACAGTAATGGTTGTTAGCTTGTTGACGGATACAAAAATGGTGGTTATGTTGTTGCTGGAGCAAGTAATAGTGGCTACCTGTCGGCCAACATGGTGGTCgctggagatttttttttttttgcagagatattcctgcgcgggccctaagcctctgactggcccactaagtgttgcttgtttctgttttacttgggcggagtatgagtatttatgactcgtatggtcgaatGGCTACACCAGGgctcctcacacacacctgactacagGTGTGGTCAGCTGATACACACCTGACAACACCAgggctgctcacacacacacctgtttcaCCGGGTTTGGAAGATGTGTTGTTAGGGAATCATAACTCGCTGTTGTCCTTGTGTTTGCTCAGACCCCCGTCTTTATAATCTCAAGTGTTATTGTCCTAGTGTTGgtttgttcgtgtgtgtgtgtgtgtgtgtgtgtgtgtgtgtgtgtgtgtgtgtgtgtgtgtgtgtgtgtgtgtgtgtgtgtgcgtgctcacctaattgtgctaatGTGGCTCTGAAGCCGTTTGAGTTAGATCTTTGCTTTACTTGCTATATGtcgttttcatactgtctctccgcTTCTCTTCTCTGTGGTATTCactcctggccctctggtatcttccTCCGCTCTCTGGTCTTCTGTTATTTCTCTTGTTTCTCCATTTCCTTTACACTAAGTTGCTTTGCCACTCTTATCTTTGATAATACCAGGGGGGTTTCTTTTTTGAATTTcctttttgtttttcattttgacCCGAGACAAACTAGCCTACTGCTTCCTGACCCTTCACGACGATGTTGGCCATCA
This genomic window from Procambarus clarkii isolate CNS0578487 chromosome 26, FALCON_Pclarkii_2.0, whole genome shotgun sequence contains:
- the LOC138368724 gene encoding E3 ubiquitin-protein ligase SspH2-like produces the protein MVNSSPYAALSLFAAINAGAVREDQEEGEEEGEEEGEEEGEEEEEEEEEEEEEEEDNNITTIFVSVNKLTTITVCNNKLTTITVCNNKLTTITVCNNKLTTITVCNNKLTTITVCNNKLTTITVCNNKLTTITVCNNKLTTITVCNNKLTTITVCNNKLTTITVCNNKLTTITVCNNKLTTITVCNNKVTTITVCNNKVTTITVCNNKVTTITVCNNKVTTITVCNNKVTTITVCNNKVMIITISNKQQDNDYCCDRQHNNN